The sequence below is a genomic window from Cicer arietinum cultivar CDC Frontier isolate Library 1 chromosome 6, Cicar.CDCFrontier_v2.0, whole genome shotgun sequence.
ataccaagctcttggagcttgttttagaccatagagagcctttttttaatttgaaaacatgtgagggatttttggagtcttcaaagccaggtggctgtttgacatatacttcttcattaatatatccattgagaaaggcactcttcacatccatttgaaatagttcaaAGTTCATAGAGCAAGCATAAGCAAGTAGTAAACGtattgcttctaaccttgctactggggcaaatgtttcatcaaagtcaatcccttcttcttgattgtacccttgagcgaccaatcttgctttgttgcGGACAACTATACCATTCtcatcaagtttatttttaaacacccattttgtaccaatgatgtgtttatttccaggattaggaacaagttcccatactttgcttctttcgaattggttgagctcttcttgcatggcaagtatccattgatcatctttaagtgcttcaccaattttggagggttcgatttgagaaacaaatgccATGTTCAAGCAAGCATCTCGTAGTTTTATCCTTGGTGTGACTCCTTTGTTGATATCACCTTTGATGTTATCAATTgggtgatatctatgggttctccattctttaggaagattaTCATTTTGCTTTTCAATGTTGACTTCACTTTCTTGACTTGGTTGATCAATTTGATGTTCCTTGCTTGTATCATTGCTTTCAAAATCATCATCGTCATAGGAAATAATATTGTCCTCTTTcatggggttagtttcatcaaaagttacatgcattgattcttcgactagtaaagttcttttattaaagattCTAAAGGCTTTACTAGTTAATGAGTAACCgataaagataccttcatcggcTTTTTCATTGAATTgtccaaggttgtctttaccgTTGTTTAGCACGAAACACTTACATCCAAAAACGTGGAAGTGAGAGATATCAGACTTTCTtcctttgtagagttcatacGGAGTTTTGTTAAGAATCGGTCGAATGATTACTCGattggaaacatagcatgctgtgtttacagcatcagcccaaaaatattttggcaggcttgagtcgcttagcatagtcCTTGCGAGCTCTACCAAAGATAtgttctttctttcaacaacctaattttgttgtggtgttctaggTGGagaaaaattgtggaaaattccattttcttcacaaaattcttcaaaggaggtattttgaaattctcctccatAATCACTTCTagttgatacaattttggctaattgttcattttggactagtttggcatactttttaaatgatttaaaagcttcatttttacttgccaaaaataaggtccaagtgaaccttgagtagtcATCAACAATCgctagtccatatgagtttccaccaagacttttggttcttgatggaccaaacaagtcaatatgtattaattgaagtggtcttgaagttgaaataacatttttaggtttgaaagagttctttgtttgcttacctttttgacaagcgtcacacaatttatcatttataaagttcatttttggtaagcctacaacaagatcatgcttgaccaatttgtttaaatgatccatgtgaatatgtgcaattcttttatgccacaaccatgcatcattattgtcgcttaccaaaagacatttcatttttaaggataaatcgtCAAGATTAAGTATAAAGATGTTTTTGAAACNNNNNNNNNNNNNNNNNNNNNNNNNNNNNNNNNNNNNNNNNNNNNNNNNNNNNNNNNNNNNNNNNNNNNNNNNNNNNNNNNNNNNNNNNNNNNNNNNNNNNNNNNNNNNNNNNNNNNNNNNNNNNNNNNNNNNNNNNNNNNNNNNNNNNNNNNNNNNNNNNNNNNNNNNNNNNNNNNNNNNNNNNNNNNNNNNNNNNNNNNNNNNNNNNNNNNNNNNNNNNNNNNNNNNNNNNNNNNNNNNNNNNNNNNNNNNNNNNNNNNNNNNNNNNNNNNNNNNNNNNNNNNNNNNNNNNNNNNNNNNNNNNNNNNNNNNNNNNNNNNNNNNNNNNNNNNNNNNNNNNNNNNNNNNNNNNNNNNNNNNNNNNNNNNNNNNNNNNNNNNNNNNNNNNNNNNNNNNNNNNNNNNNNNNNNNNNNNNNNNNNNNNNNNNNNNNNNNNNNNNNNNNNNNNNNNNNNNNNNNNNNNNNNNNNNNNNNNNNNNNNNNNNNNNNNNNNNNNNNNNNNNNNNNNNNNNNNNNNNNNNNNNNNNNNNNNNNNNNNNNNNNNNNNNNNNNNNNNNNNNNNNNNNNNNNNNNNNNNNNNNNNNNNNNNNNNNNNNNNNNNNNNNNNNNNNNNNNNNNNNNNNNNNNNNNNNNNNNNNNNNNNNNNNNNNTACCCACATGTAATGCCCTTTTGGAACACTAATGTTTCTAACATGACAAGCATTAGGAGTGTGACCCTTgagaccacaataagaacaagtaggagtaaatctatttttaatagcatgtgtatgagatttactttgaataattttctctttataatggtgatcctttttcataattataatcttttcttgattggaTTGACTACTCGCTTTGACAAAAATGGTCTTATTCAAGCTTGgttcatcaaattttgagtatccaagaccacttttgtcgtttgagtatctttgcatatttaaaacattttccaatcctatttgtcctttttcgtatcgttcaattactctatttaattgaacaatcttGAAAGAGAGGGAATCATATTTATTGCatgtaaaattctgttttagtttttcagaattcttttctataatgtcaactttttcttgaagaCTTGAAATTTGTCACTTTTGTGTTGACACTAGTTTGAAcagatttttaaattcaataagtagttccttgatggcgttttgagcatcattatattcttaaatcaattcactattagttttattatgATGAGGGGAGTctatgttactaacctcttctttgtcatctgattgatgtgatgccatctgtaaaactacatgtttttgatgaagacaaagatcaacaaTTATGGTCAATgcaacaagatcaaaaagaagatcaaatatcttcattaataagcttcaaaaccaaacattaaatgttaaaatgtaaaggtatatgatacaaaccattatttcaattacatgagaacaagtcatatttacatatgcatttaaagtattttcaaaaagtcaaaacaacattaacaaagtcttaaaaatcatgtttttaaaaaaatgcataagtgtattcgaatacagcatcctgtattcgaatacaaagcaagtcagaagcaaaaatctcaaagttgtattcggctacgactatgtgtagtcgactACACTGCAAGTTAGTGGCCAAAATCCCTATATCGGTATTCGACTACAATAATCTGTAATTGAATACATAGTAAGTCAGTGGTAAATTTTCActaatttgtattcgactacacacatgtgtattcgaatacaaggtataaattttgaatatttttgaacgttacaaagaggtgcattcgaatacacacatcctgtattcgaatacaactggaagcaatacaatttttcagatctggattggctccaaatcattgtattctttcattaaacctcttggatcaatggccacgaatctgaagagatgtttatggagtataaataccccataacttcagatcaaatatacacaatccttgaatcaataccctgaacaattttgatatcattttcatatcattcagaaaagttctcaagtacttgaattgttattggattgttAATCAATATACTTCCCTTATTCTTagtcaaatcatattgtatcacttgtaaaagaaagtaatactttcttaaaaagtagcttaatctaagatagtggtgtgctatcttaggagtgttgttagaagtttgtagcaagaatcccaggatgggagttgtacattttctgacaattagtggatcaatctcttgtggtgtgcaagaggactggacatACCCTTGGTtttaaggggaaccaggataaatctttgagCTCATTCATTTACTGCACATTACTATTAGTATACATTATATCAACTaagaaaattcaactaccatatcactaaaaacaagaaaatttactaacacctaattcacccccccccccccttcCATCAATGCAACAAtagcgcattcttcactttctgtttctgaagacGAACTCACTTtgttgtcttcccaagctatgtatgccttcttgaagtctttcttttttagggcatttttcttaataaggttTCGACAATCTGCCTtgatatgtccttgttttccgcattcaaagcaagtgaagttttgatttgaagtagaactatctttcttcctaaaacttttccttttgaaagttctgtcatttttaagaaacttaccaaatttcttaacaagcaacgtttttggtcttcttttcttgagtttcattttgttctaaccttccaagttcgatttTGTGTTCTTGGAGTTTTCCAAATAATGCAAAAAGAGACATCTTGGATAGACTTTTCTTTTTGGAGATTACTGTTACCTTTGGTTGCCAAGCCCTCGTTAATGATCTTAATACTTGGTGAAAGTCTTTCCAAGAGCCGACAAATGGTTGGTTAAgtgggagaaccttttctgtaagTCTAAGATAGATTCTCCGGGCAACATTCCAAATAATTCGTATTCTTGAGATAATGTATTTAGTTTAGATCTTTTTACTTCAATGGTGCCTTCATGAGTTACTTCCagcgtatcccatatttctttggcTGTTTTACAGTGGGATATACGGAAAAATTCATCCATTTCTAGTGCTGATTGTAGCATATTTTTAGCCTTCTTATCGAACAACACTTTTCTTTTATCATCATCAGTCCAAgagttttttatctttatttctccTTTGTTGTTGATGATTGTTGTTGGAATGTGAGGACCATTTTCAACTGCATCCCATATATCGTCTCCTTGTGCTTCAAGATACGTTTGCATACGTATCTTCCAAAAATCGTAGTGTTCTCCAATGAAGCATGGTGGTTTGTTACTACTGCAGCCGTCTCTAAAaacaggttgtgcggaagccatgagtaGTGATCGAGGAGTAACTTACCtgaacctgctctgatgccaattgtaagtaCAGAGGTACGCCTAAAAAGGGGAgtgggtgaattaggtgttaggagattttctggtttttagagacttagtgaattatttttgtgtttaagattgatgtatgtaaaaatataaatggcagaaaaataaaacaatagaattatcctggttccccttatgaccaagggtacattcagtcctcttgcacaccacaagagattaatccacttattgtcagaaaatgtacaattcccaccctgagatttctgctacaaacttctaacaatacttctagatagcacaccactatcttagattaagctactttaagaaagtactactttcttttacaagtgatacaatatgattttgAATAAGGATATAAGAAaggtataatgatttcaatctaataatacttcaagtactttgagaacctttttgaatgatatgaaaatgaaatgcaactactttgtaaaaaattagaattttgttcaaagttgttcaaggttttattcaaggattgtgtgtttTTGATCtaaagttatggtgtatttatactctataaacatctcttcagattcgtggccattgatccaagaggtttgatgaacaaatacaattatctagaaccatttcagatctgaaaaattgtattgcttccatttgtattcgaatacaggatgtatgtattcaaatacacctctttgtaatgttcagatttatttaaaatttgcaccttgtattcgaatacatgtttcatgtagtcgaatacaaattcgtgatttttgccactaacttgctttgtattcgattacagaaggtcgtagtcgaatacatatgcaAAGGTTTTAGCTattgacttgctttgtattcgattacagatgggcgtagtcgaatacagatgtaaAAGTTTTCACTACTGACttgttttgtattcgactacagtaggtcgtagtcgaatacaaatgcaaaggttttggctactgacttgctttgtattcgactacagcaggtcgtagtcgaatacagatgtgaagcctttgcttctgacttgcatctatattcgaatacactatggtgtattcaaatacacctttgtattttgtcaaaaatattagttttaagactttgttaatgtaattttgacttttgaaaatactttatatgcatgtgtaaatatgaatggttctcatgtatttgaagtattggttgtatcatttacctttacattaaacatctaatatgtttggatttaacgctttatcaatgaagatatttgaacttctttttgagcttgttgctttgatcatatttgttgatctttgtcttcatcaaaaacatgtattttacaaggGATGGGAAAGATTCTAGTTCATTGATGGAGTTGATGAataaaattagggtttatagaaagagaaatgagataaattttgtttatatttttgttttgaatctTAATGACTTTATATTGTATAAACATATAACTTAAAAGATTGCAGATGCA
It includes:
- the LOC140920714 gene encoding uncharacterized protein; translated protein: MASAQPVFRDGCSSNKPPCFIGEHYDFWKIRMQTYLEAQGDDIWDAVENGPHIPTTIINNKGEIKIKNSWTDDDKRKVLFDKKAKNMLQSALEMDEFFRISHCKTAKEIWDTLEVTHEGTIEVKRSKLNTLSQEYELFGMLPGESILDLQKRFSHLTNHLSALGKTFTKY